In uncultured Bacteroides sp., the sequence AGCATAAACCTGAAAGAGTATTTCGCAGGCTATGACAACAATCCTTCATTCCAGATTATCGGAAGTTCAGATATGTTCTACGATTGCAACGAAGGTATCTGCACATTCACCCCTGCACCATCGTTCACAGGTTTCCAGAGCATTAAGGTAAAGGCAACAGATGATGACAAAGTCGGTTCGCTGACACGTAACTTCAACTTCTATGTATCAAGCGAGGCAACAGGCATCAACAACGTTCAGTCCGACGACACGTCGGCCGCAAGCGATATCTACAACGTTTCCGGCATAAAAGTTCGCTCAAATGCCAGCAGCACTGATATATCAACCCTTACCCCCGGTATTTACATCGTAAAGAAGCAGCACGACAAAACGGCAGCAACGAAAATAATAAGAAAATAATTTACCAACAGACAGTTCCGGCAACCCCATACAAACAGTATGAATAATGGAAAAAAAAGTGTATGTAGAGGTATAAAAAGCAAAAGAGACTGTTCAGTTGAACAGTCTCTTTTGCTTTTTTATGTATTTTCTAAAACATCTTTCTTACCCGTTCGATGCCTGCAACCAGTGCATCGACTTCCTCTTTGGTGTTATACAAACCGAAAGAAGCACGGACAGTTCCTTCTATGCCCAGAGCCTGCATAAGCGGTTGAGCACAATGGTGACCGGTGCGAACAGCGATTCCAAGGCGGTCGAGCAATGTTCCCATATCAAAGTGATGGATGTCTCCTACAAGGAAAGAGATTACACTACCCTTCTGATCTGCCTCGCCAAAGATTCTCATGCCCTCAATTGCTTTAAGGCGTTGCATGGCATAGGTTGTAAGCTCGTGTTCATAAGCACCAATCTGATCCATTCCAATCTTTGAGACATAATCAAGAGAGACAGCCAGTGCGGTGGTTCCGATATAATCGGGGGTACCTGCTTCAAACTTGAAAGGAAGTTCATTGAATACTGTCTTCTCAAAGCTTACTGTCTGAATCATCTCTCCTCCCCCTTGGTAAGGCGGAAGTTTATCGAGCCATTCTTCCTTTCCGTAAAGAACACCGACACCCGTTGGGCCGTATATCTTGTGTCCGGAGAAGGCATAAAAATCTGCATCCAGGTCCTGAACATCTACTTTCATGTGAGGAACAGACTGTGCACCGTCTACTAAAACAGGCACGTCGTGCTCATGAGCAAAGGCAATCATCTCCTTAACCGGATTGATGGTTCCCAGCACATTGGAAACATGTGCTATAGAAACCAGTTTTGTCCGTTCTGAGAAGAACGATTTATACTCTTCCATGATCAGTTCGCCCTTTTCATTGATAGGCACAACCTTTATAGTGATTCCTTTGCGGGCAGCAAGCATCTGCCAGGGAACAATATTACTGTGGTGTTCCATCACGGAGATGATAATCTCATCGCCTTCCTTGCAAAAAGCTTCGCCGAAACTGAAGGCAAGAAGATTGATTGATTCCGTGGTACCACGGGTAAAAATCACTTCGTTTGTACTGCGGGCATTGATAAACTGCTGGACAGTTTTACGTGAACCTTCATGCAATTCCGTAGCTTGCTGGCTCAGGAAGTGAACTCCGCGGTGAACATTTGCATTCACTGAGTAATACTCCTCCGTAATTGCTTCGACCATACAGCGGGGCTTCTGAGTGGTTGCTCCGTTATCGAAATATATCAAAGGCTTGCCATACACTTCGCGCTGAAGTATAGGGAAATCCTGACGAATAGCTTCTATATTGATCATTGATTTCTTTTTTATTTATCAATAAACTTATTTGCACCCTGCGCAACCCACACATTTACTTAATTCGCCACGGAAACGTTTCTCTATCAACAAATGCAGACGTTCTTTAAGAACATCTATGCGGATATTGTCAACTACTTCATTAACGAAAGCAAACATAAGCAGTAAGCGGGCTTCTCTTTGTGAGATACCGCGAGCCTGCATATAGAAAAGAGCTCCTTCATCCAGTTGTCCAACCGTTGCTCCATGACCGCACTTCACATCGTCGGCATAGATTTCCAGCTGTGGCTGGGTGAACATTCGGGCATCCTTAGTTATACATAGATTGCGGTTTGTCTGCTGAGAGAATGTTTTCTGAGCATCCTTACGAACCAAAACCTTTCCTGCAAATGCGCCACGTGCTTCATCGTCCAGGATATACTTAAAGAGTTCATTGCTGGTACAGTTGGAAACTGCATGGTCAATAAACGTATAATTATCTACATACTGATTTTTATCTGCAATAGCCATACCGCAAAGGTTTATCTCGGCATGTTCACCAGCCAGTAAAACGTGTGTACGGTTACGGGTAGTACCGTTATGCAGTGTCATTCCGTTGAGAAGAACGTTTGATCCTGCCTCCTGACGTACATAACAATTGGAGATTCTTGTACTTGCCACATGAGTTTCTTCCAGCTCATACATATCAAACACTGTATTCGGTCCTGCAAACACCTCTATTACCTGAGTAGTGAGGAAGTTCACCTGATCCTGTGCATGGTCGCAAACCAGAAGTTTGGCTTGTGCACCGTCTTCAAGTACCACAAGAACACGACGGTTGACCATAAAGTCCACATCTCCCCTAAGGATATTCACCAGCTGAATGGTGCGTTCCACCACTACTCCTTTGGGAATATAAAGGAAGACACCATCCTGAGCGAATGTAGTATTGAAAGCTGTTACTCCGTCTTCCGAAGTTTTGGCCAGCTTACCATAATACTTGCTCACAAGTTCCGGATGAGTCTGGGCCATCTCTTTCAGACTGCCCATCAGCACTCCTTCTGGAAGTTCAACCTTTGGCTGAGCTTTGGTGTAAAAAGCATCGTTCACAACGAAGTACAGCGAAGTGCTCATGTTTGGCACGTCACATTTAAACACTTCATACGGATTAACCGGCATTTCCAGACGGTTCAGGTTCAATCCATAATCCGGAGCAAAGGCTTCGCTTATATCTGTATATTTATAATCTTCCAGCTTCTGGGTGGGAAAGCCCAATCGTTCAAAGTCGGCAAAGGCCTCAACGCGTTTGGCATTGAGAACTTCCGCACTGTGTGAACAAATCATCGCTTCACACTGAGAAAAGAGGTCGATATATTGTTGTTCTACCATAATCTTATTTGTTAACTGCCGGCATTCAAATGAGATGCCAACAAATTAATTATTATTCTCCCAGTTCTTTCTTAATCCAGTCATAACCCTTTTCTTCTAGTTCAAGAGCTAATTCCGGTCCGGCAGTCTTTACGATTTTTCCCTGATAAAGTACATGTACAATATCCGGCTTGATATAATCAAGCAATCGTTGGTAGTGAGTAATCACAATTGTAGAGTTCTCAGGAGTCTTCAAAAGGTTTACTCCGTTAGCCACAATGCGAAGGGCGTCAATATCAAGGCCACTGTCTGTCTCATCCAATATAGACAAACGAGGTTCCAACATTGCCATCTGGAAAATCTCATTTCTTTTCTTCTCACCGCCACTGAAACCTTCGTTTACAGAGCGGTTTGCCAGCTTGGTATCGAGCTCAACCACCGCGCGCTTTTCACGCATCAGTTTCAGGAACTCACTGGCTGTAAGAGCAGGAATCCCTTTATATTTGCGATGTTCATTCACAGCAGTACGCATAAAATTCACCATACTTACTCCGGGAATCTCCACCGGGTACTGGAAACTTAGGAAAATACCTTCACGGCTGCGGTCTTCGGGAGGAAGTTCCAACAAGTCTTTTCCGTAAAAATGAACAGAACCTTTGGTCACTTCAAAAGCCGGATTACCGGTCAATACCGACGACAATGTACTTTTTCCTGATCCGTTGGGCCCCATGATGGCATGAACCTCTCCGGGTTTCACAGTCAGGTTTATTCCTTTTAATATCTCTTTGCCGTTAATACTGGCATGTAAATCTTTTATCTCGAGCATATTATTTTAGTTTTTATTTATCCTACTGAACCTTCCAAAGAAACCTGCAGCAGCTTCTGAGCTTCCACAGCAAACTCCATCGGAAGTTTATTAATTACTTCTTTTGCATAACCATTTACAATCAAACCAATAGCATCTTCCGTTGAGATACCTCTCTGATTGCAATAGAACAGCTGATCTTCACTGATCTTTGATGTAGTAGCTTCGTGCTCAACTACCGCTGTTTCGTTATGAATATCCATGTAAGGGAAAGTATGAGCTCCACACTTGTCGCCTAACAAAAGACTGTCACACTGGCTATAGTTTCGGGAACCTTCGGCTTTCTCTACCACTTTAACCAATCCACGGTATGAGTTCTGGCTATGCCCTGCAGAAATACCCTTAGACATAATAGTGCTCTTGGTATTCTTTCCCAGGTGAATCATCTTGGTACCGGTGTCTGCCTGCTGATAGTTATTGGTTACCGCCACAGAGTAAAATTCCGCCACGGAGTTATCTCCGGCCAAAATGCAGCTTGGATATTTCCATGTAATAGCCGATCCGGTTTCTACCTGAGTCCAGGATAGTTTGGAATCATTTCCTTTACAAATTCCACGTTTGGTCACAAAATTGTAAACTCCGCCTTTACCTTTACTATCTCCCGGATACCAGTTCTGTACGGTTGAGTACTTTACTTCTGCCCGTTCGTGGATAATTATTTCCACAATGGCAGCATGCAGTTGGTTTTCATCACGCATTGGAGCGGTACAACCTTCCAGATAACTAACATAAGCATCATCATCAGCAACGATCAGTGTTCTTTCAAACTGACCGGTATTAGCCGCATTGATACGGAAATAAGTAGAAAGTTCCATTGGACAACGTACTCCTTTAGGAATATAAACAAACGATCCGTCAGAGAATACCGCAGAGTTAAGAGCTGCAAAGAAATTATCTCTATAGCCTACCACACTGCCCAGGTATTTTTTCACAAGGTCAGGATGTTCACGAACTGCTTCACTAAAGGAGCAGAATATAATTCCTTTCTCCATCAGTGATTCTTTAAATGTAGTCTTTACAGACACTGAGTCCATTACCGCATCTACCGCCATTCCGCTTAACGCAAGGCGTTCTTCCAAAGGAATACCCAGCTTATTAAATGTTTTAATAAGTTCAGGATCAACATCATCCATTGATTTTGGTCCTTCCTTCTTCTTGGTAGGATCAGCATAGTAACTAATACTCTGATAATCAATTTCAGGAATAGTAAGATGCGCCCATGTTGGCATGTCCAATGTCAACCAGTGGCGATAAGCCTTTAAACGGAATTCAAGTAACCATTCCGGCTCATTCTTTTTTGCAGAGATCAGACGAATCACATCTTCATTAAGTCCTATTGGGATAATGTCAGTCTGAACGTCGGTAGTGAAGCCATATTTATACTTCTCTTCCGTAATCTCTTTCAAATATTTATTGGGTTCTTCTTGTTGCATATTTAATGAATATATTTAGTCGAAACTTGTTTAACCAGAGGGAATATGATTCCCGCAACTTTCTGCGTAGGATAATATAACAGAGCTTCCTCCTTATTTGTTTGCGAAATCAGATGATTACTACCATCAATGAATTGCACAACATTAATGAATATGCTTATTATCAAAAGGTATTTTAGTCCGCCAAGAGCCGCTCCTGCCCATCTGTTCAGCCAGTTTATGTGCATGGCTTCAAGAGTCTTGGTAAGGAATCCGCCGGCAAAAGTGGAAAGTAATGGCACAGCTACCCAGATCATCATAAAGGCAAGTCCTTTAGCAAAAGTCATTGAGCTAGAGACTGAAGGACAAAGCTTCTCAGCCAAAGGCATATACAGAAGTCTTGCAATATATAATCCCAGGAGTAGTCCTACTGTAGAAACAAGGAGTTTTACTCCGCCTTTCATATAACCCATCACAGCTCCGGCCCCTACAACCAGCAATATCAATAGATCTATTTTCTTCATACTAATTTATAAATAACAAATGTGCCGATGTGCCTGTTACTATACCATAGATTGATACGTCAGCACATCGGCACATTATTATTGTCTTACAGACTAGCTAATACGCCTATTGGCATATTAACCAATCAGTATATTATAATGTTTGTTTTACTTCTACTTCTTCAAATGATTCGATAATATCGCCTACTTTAATATCACTGTAGTTCTGTAAGCTGATACCACATTCATAATTCACAGCAACCTCTTTCACATCATCTTTGAAGCGCTTCAACGCATTAATTTCTCCTGTAAAGATTACAATACCATCACGGATAAGACGGGCTTTATTAGAACGTTTCACCTTACCTTCCTTAACCATTGCACCGGCAACTGTACCCACCTTAGTAATGTGGAATACCTCGCGAACTTCAATAGTTGCAGTAACTTCTTCCTTAACAACCGGAGCAAGCATACCTTCCATCGCTGCCTTTACTTCTTCAATTGCATCGTAAATAATAGAATACATACGAATATCAACACCTTCCTGCTCAGCAAACTTACGGGCAGATGCAGACGGACGTACCTGGAATCCAATGATAATTGCATTGGAAGCCGCAGCCAAAGTCACGTCTGATTCAGAAATCTGACCAACGGCCTTGTGAAGAACGTTAACCTGAATCTGCGGAGTAGATAGTTTGATCAGTGAATCGGACAATGCTTCGATAGAACCATCCACATCACCTTTCACAATAATATTCAATTCCTGGAAGTTACCCAAAGCAATACGACGTCCAACTTCGTCCAAAGTAAGAAGTTTCTGAGTACGCAGGCCTTGTTCGCGTTGCAACTGTTCACGTTTGTTTGCAATTTCACGGGCTTCCTGTTCAGTTTCAATCACATGGAAAGTATCACCTGCAGTTGGAGCACCATTCAAACCAAGAATCAATACCGGTTCAGAAGGACCGGCCTGTTTAATTCTCTGGTTACGTTCATTGAACATAGCCTTTACTTTACCGTAGTTTGTTCCGGCAAGTACAATGTCGCCCATCTTTATTGTTCCGTTTGATACAAGAACAGTAGCTACATAACCACGTCCTTTATCCAAAGTAGACTCAATGATAGATCCGGTAGCACGACGATTGGGATTAGCCTTCAGGTCAAGTAATTCAGCCTCAAGCAACACTTTTTCCAATAACTCATGAACGCCCATACCTTTTTTAGCAGAAATATCCTGAGACTGGTATTTACCACCCCATTCTTCCACTAAATAATTCATATTGGCCAATGTTTCTTTTATCTTTTCAGGATTTGCATTAGGTTTATCTACCTTGTTGATTGCAAAAACGATAGGAACACCGGCAGCCATTGCATGGTTGATAGCCTCTTTTGTCTGAGGCATTACATCATCATCAGCAGCAACAATAATAATTGCTATATCTGTTACCTTCGCACCACGGGCACGCATGGCAGTAAACGCCTCGTGACCCGGAGTATCCAGGAATGTTATTCTTCTTCCGTCTTCCAGTTTTACATTATAAGCTCCGATGTGCTGAGTAATACCTCCGGCTTCACCAGCAATTACATTGGCTTTACGAACATAGTCAAGCAATGAAGTCTTACCGTGGTCAACGTGTCCCATCACAGTTACAATCGGTGCACGTGATTCCAAATCTTCTTCTGCATCTACTTCTTCAGTAATAGCTTCCGATACATCAGCACTTACATATTCAGTCTTAAAGCCAAACTCTTCAGCAACAATATTGATTGTTTCAGCATCTAATCGTTGATTGATGGATACCATCATACCAATACTCATACAAGTACCGATAACCTGATTTACAGAAACGTCCATCATACTTGCCAGTTCGTTTGCAGTTACAAACTCTGTAAGTTTAATGATTCTGCTTTCTGCCATTTCCTGATCATCAAGAGCCTGTTGACGTGTAGATACAGCGTCACGTTTCTCTTTACGATATTTAGATGTCTTGTTTTTACCTTTTGTAGTAAGACGAGCCAATGTCTCTTTAACCTGCTTTGCAACATCTTCATCGCTCACTTCTGCCTTAACAACAGGCTTCTTGAAACGGCTACCTTGCGGACCTTTATTAAAAGGCTTATTTCCAGGGTGATGACCACCTGCAGCAGGTTTATTTACTCTTTCACTGTTTGGAACAGGACGAGCCATATTAGAAGGAGTGCCAGGCACATTAGTAATATCAACCTTCTCTTTATTTATTCTACTACGTTTCTTCTTCTTTTTATCGTCCTCCGTTTTATCAACTACTTTTACAGTCTTTTCATCATCCTTCCTTATCTCTTTGATAATGGCATCTTTCATCAACTTCTTTTGCTCAGTACGTTGCTTATCTTTTTCTTCACGTTCTTTGCGCTTCTCCTCTTTAGACTTCTTCTTGGGACGGGTGGACTGGTTCAATGCCGCAAGATCGATCTGACCAACGACATTAATCTTTGAGACAAACTCGGTTGTGGGATGAATTTTAAATACGTCATCTTCTTCGTTTTTTTCCACTTGCTCAACCATTTTTTCTTCCTTTACTTCCTCCTTTAATTTAGATTTAGGCATATCTATTTTAACCTCTGCAGGTTTGGGAGTCTCTTTTTTCACAACCACTGCAGGCTTTTCTTCTTTAACAACAACCGATTCCTCAACTTTAGGAGCTTCAACTTTAGGAACCTTTACCTCTTCTTTCTTCACAACTTCTTTCTTTTCAGAAGCAGCAGGAAGGGGTTGAGGTGCAACTGGCTGAGATGCGACAGGCTTAGGTGTAACCGGCTGGGGTGCAACTGGCTGAGGTACAACAGAAGGTTCAGGTTTTTCTGCCTTTTCTTCTTTTGCAGTCGTAGACTCTGTGCGTGTCTTTTTAGTTAATTGATCCAAATCAATTTTCCCTACTTGCTTAAATTTAGGGATGGAATCTTCAGGGACAGTCACTTTAATCACTTTCTCTGCTATTTCCACTTTCTTCTGAACTGGTTCCTCCTTTTTCTCCTGTTCGAATCCATCAATAGAAATAGATGCTTTGTTTCTGTCTTTATTTTGGCGTTCATGAATAAATTTTTCCGATTCAATCCGCAAATTCTTATCTGTACTAAACTCTTTTACAAGAATAGCATACTGTTCTTCTGTGATCTTCGTATTCGGGTTTGCCTCTATAGAAAATCCTTTCTTTTGTAAGAACTCGACTACCGTCGTGATTCCCACATTCAAATCTCTTGTTACTTTGTTTAACCTAATCGTCATACTTTTTTTAATTGATAATTGAAATTGGATCATTGAAAAAACAGAAGAATAAGTAAGAACTGATAACGGAAATGCATCTATACATCCGGCTATCTATTCTCTACCCCCATTCATTAGTCTTCAAACTCCGCTTTCAAAATGCGTAATACCTCATCCACCGTTTCTTCTTCCAAGTCGGTCTTTTCGATCAGCATTTCGCGTGGAGCACTAAGTACAGCTTTTGCTGTATCAATGCCAATAGCTTTAATTGCATTAATCACCCACTCATCTATCTCGTCCTTGAATTCTTCAAGGTAGATATCTTCATCCTCAGCAGCTTCGTCCAATTCACGGAAAACATCAATGGTGTACTCGGTTAACATACTGGCAAGTTTGATATTCATACCGCCTTTACCTATAGCAAGCGAAACTTCTTCCGGTTTTAAAAAGACTTCCGCCTTCTTTTCTTCTTCATTCAAACGAATGGAAGACACTTTTGCCGGGCTTAAAGCACGCTGAATAAACAATGAAATATTAGATGTATAGTTAATCACATCAATATTTTCATTACGAAGTTCACGAACAATACCATGAATACGACTTCCCTTTACACCTACACAGGCTCCTACCGGATCAATTCTTTCATCGTAAGATTCAACTGCAATCTTTGCACGTTCACCAGGGATACGGGCAATCTTCTTAATTGTTATCAGTCCGTCGTTAATTTCCGGAACTTCCATTTCAAACAGTCTTTGGAGGAACAAAGGAGAGGTACGGGAAAGGATTATCTTCGGATTGTTGTTTTTGTTATCAACACGGGCAACTACCGCACGTGCAGTTTCGCCTTTCCGATAGAAATCACTCGGTATCTGTTCTGTTTTCGGCAATAATAATTCATTGCCTTCATCATCAAGCAGCAGAATCTCCTTTTTCCAGATCTGATAAACTTCTGCATTGATAACGGTTCCCACCATATCAATATACTTAGCGTAAATACTATCTTTTTCCAGCTCAAGAATTTTAGAGGCAAGAGTCTGACGAAGGTTCAGAATAGCACGACGACCGAATTTTGCAAAAATAACTTCGTCTGTTACTTCTTCGCCTACTTCATAGGACGCATCTATTTTCTGAGCCTCTGTAAGAGATATCTGCATATTCGGGTTAGTCAGATTCTCATCTTCAACTACCTCACGATTACGCCATATCTCAAAATCTCCCTTATCCGGATTAACGATAACATCGTAATTCTCATCCGTGCCAAACATTTTCGCGATAACACTACGGAAAGACTCTTCGAGTACACTAACCATAGTAGTTCTATCAATATTCTTTAAATCTTTAAATTCCGAAAATGTATCAATCAAGCTGATTGTTTCCTCTTTCTTGGCCATAATTATTTAAAACTAATTAAGTATTTAGTATATTTTATTTCATCGTATACAAAGCAGATGTCTTCATCCACCAGCTTAGGAC encodes:
- the sufC gene encoding Fe-S cluster assembly ATPase SufC, whose product is MLEIKDLHASINGKEILKGINLTVKPGEVHAIMGPNGSGKSTLSSVLTGNPAFEVTKGSVHFYGKDLLELPPEDRSREGIFLSFQYPVEIPGVSMVNFMRTAVNEHRKYKGIPALTASEFLKLMREKRAVVELDTKLANRSVNEGFSGGEKKRNEIFQMAMLEPRLSILDETDSGLDIDALRIVANGVNLLKTPENSTIVITHYQRLLDYIKPDIVHVLYQGKIVKTAGPELALELEEKGYDWIKKELGE
- a CDS encoding cysteine desulfurase, whose amino-acid sequence is MINIEAIRQDFPILQREVYGKPLIYFDNGATTQKPRCMVEAITEEYYSVNANVHRGVHFLSQQATELHEGSRKTVQQFINARSTNEVIFTRGTTESINLLAFSFGEAFCKEGDEIIISVMEHHSNIVPWQMLAARKGITIKVVPINEKGELIMEEYKSFFSERTKLVSIAHVSNVLGTINPVKEMIAFAHEHDVPVLVDGAQSVPHMKVDVQDLDADFYAFSGHKIYGPTGVGVLYGKEEWLDKLPPYQGGGEMIQTVSFEKTVFNELPFKFEAGTPDYIGTTALAVSLDYVSKIGMDQIGAYEHELTTYAMQRLKAIEGMRIFGEADQKGSVISFLVGDIHHFDMGTLLDRLGIAVRTGHHCAQPLMQALGIEGTVRASFGLYNTKEEVDALVAGIERVRKMF
- the infB gene encoding translation initiation factor IF-2, which encodes MTIRLNKVTRDLNVGITTVVEFLQKKGFSIEANPNTKITEEQYAILVKEFSTDKNLRIESEKFIHERQNKDRNKASISIDGFEQEKKEEPVQKKVEIAEKVIKVTVPEDSIPKFKQVGKIDLDQLTKKTRTESTTAKEEKAEKPEPSVVPQPVAPQPVTPKPVASQPVAPQPLPAASEKKEVVKKEEVKVPKVEAPKVEESVVVKEEKPAVVVKKETPKPAEVKIDMPKSKLKEEVKEEKMVEQVEKNEEDDVFKIHPTTEFVSKINVVGQIDLAALNQSTRPKKKSKEEKRKEREEKDKQRTEQKKLMKDAIIKEIRKDDEKTVKVVDKTEDDKKKKKRSRINKEKVDITNVPGTPSNMARPVPNSERVNKPAAGGHHPGNKPFNKGPQGSRFKKPVVKAEVSDEDVAKQVKETLARLTTKGKNKTSKYRKEKRDAVSTRQQALDDQEMAESRIIKLTEFVTANELASMMDVSVNQVIGTCMSIGMMVSINQRLDAETINIVAEEFGFKTEYVSADVSEAITEEVDAEEDLESRAPIVTVMGHVDHGKTSLLDYVRKANVIAGEAGGITQHIGAYNVKLEDGRRITFLDTPGHEAFTAMRARGAKVTDIAIIIVAADDDVMPQTKEAINHAMAAGVPIVFAINKVDKPNANPEKIKETLANMNYLVEEWGGKYQSQDISAKKGMGVHELLEKVLLEAELLDLKANPNRRATGSIIESTLDKGRGYVATVLVSNGTIKMGDIVLAGTNYGKVKAMFNERNQRIKQAGPSEPVLILGLNGAPTAGDTFHVIETEQEAREIANKREQLQREQGLRTQKLLTLDEVGRRIALGNFQELNIIVKGDVDGSIEALSDSLIKLSTPQIQVNVLHKAVGQISESDVTLAAASNAIIIGFQVRPSASARKFAEQEGVDIRMYSIIYDAIEEVKAAMEGMLAPVVKEEVTATIEVREVFHITKVGTVAGAMVKEGKVKRSNKARLIRDGIVIFTGEINALKRFKDDVKEVAVNYECGISLQNYSDIKVGDIIESFEEVEVKQTL
- the nusA gene encoding transcription termination factor NusA, with protein sequence MAKKEETISLIDTFSEFKDLKNIDRTTMVSVLEESFRSVIAKMFGTDENYDVIVNPDKGDFEIWRNREVVEDENLTNPNMQISLTEAQKIDASYEVGEEVTDEVIFAKFGRRAILNLRQTLASKILELEKDSIYAKYIDMVGTVINAEVYQIWKKEILLLDDEGNELLLPKTEQIPSDFYRKGETARAVVARVDNKNNNPKIILSRTSPLFLQRLFEMEVPEINDGLITIKKIARIPGERAKIAVESYDERIDPVGACVGVKGSRIHGIVRELRNENIDVINYTSNISLFIQRALSPAKVSSIRLNEEEKKAEVFLKPEEVSLAIGKGGMNIKLASMLTEYTIDVFRELDEAAEDEDIYLEEFKDEIDEWVINAIKAIGIDTAKAVLSAPREMLIEKTDLEEETVDEVLRILKAEFED
- a CDS encoding CvpA family protein, producing the protein MKKIDLLILLVVGAGAVMGYMKGGVKLLVSTVGLLLGLYIARLLYMPLAEKLCPSVSSSMTFAKGLAFMMIWVAVPLLSTFAGGFLTKTLEAMHINWLNRWAGAALGGLKYLLIISIFINVVQFIDGSNHLISQTNKEEALLYYPTQKVAGIIFPLVKQVSTKYIH
- the sufD gene encoding Fe-S cluster assembly protein SufD — translated: MMVEQQYIDLFSQCEAMICSHSAEVLNAKRVEAFADFERLGFPTQKLEDYKYTDISEAFAPDYGLNLNRLEMPVNPYEVFKCDVPNMSTSLYFVVNDAFYTKAQPKVELPEGVLMGSLKEMAQTHPELVSKYYGKLAKTSEDGVTAFNTTFAQDGVFLYIPKGVVVERTIQLVNILRGDVDFMVNRRVLVVLEDGAQAKLLVCDHAQDQVNFLTTQVIEVFAGPNTVFDMYELEETHVASTRISNCYVRQEAGSNVLLNGMTLHNGTTRNRTHVLLAGEHAEINLCGMAIADKNQYVDNYTFIDHAVSNCTSNELFKYILDDEARGAFAGKVLVRKDAQKTFSQQTNRNLCITKDARMFTQPQLEIYADDVKCGHGATVGQLDEGALFYMQARGISQREARLLLMFAFVNEVVDNIRIDVLKERLHLLIEKRFRGELSKCVGCAGCK
- the sufB gene encoding Fe-S cluster assembly protein SufB, with translation MQQEEPNKYLKEITEEKYKYGFTTDVQTDIIPIGLNEDVIRLISAKKNEPEWLLEFRLKAYRHWLTLDMPTWAHLTIPEIDYQSISYYADPTKKKEGPKSMDDVDPELIKTFNKLGIPLEERLALSGMAVDAVMDSVSVKTTFKESLMEKGIIFCSFSEAVREHPDLVKKYLGSVVGYRDNFFAALNSAVFSDGSFVYIPKGVRCPMELSTYFRINAANTGQFERTLIVADDDAYVSYLEGCTAPMRDENQLHAAIVEIIIHERAEVKYSTVQNWYPGDSKGKGGVYNFVTKRGICKGNDSKLSWTQVETGSAITWKYPSCILAGDNSVAEFYSVAVTNNYQQADTGTKMIHLGKNTKSTIMSKGISAGHSQNSYRGLVKVVEKAEGSRNYSQCDSLLLGDKCGAHTFPYMDIHNETAVVEHEATTSKISEDQLFYCNQRGISTEDAIGLIVNGYAKEVINKLPMEFAVEAQKLLQVSLEGSVG